The following proteins are encoded in a genomic region of Peromyscus eremicus chromosome 14, PerEre_H2_v1, whole genome shotgun sequence:
- the Slc26a3 gene encoding chloride anion exchanger: MIEAIGNQYIVARPVYSTNTFGEEFKKTHRHHKTFLDHLKGCCSCSSQKAKKIALSVFPVASWLPAYKIKEWLLSDIVSGISTGLVAVLQGLAFALLVNIPPAYGLYAAFFPVLTYFFLGTSRHISVGPFPVLSMMVGVVVTRVASGGNTAPELSSSSIENDSLVEERIMVAASVTVLSGIIQLLLGVLQIGFVVIYLSESLISGFTTAAAIHVLVSQLKFMLQLTVPAHSDPFSIFKVLESVFTQIQKTNIADLVTSVIILVVVFVVKEINQRYRSKLPVPIPIELIMTVIATGVSYGCNFEQKFGVAVVGNMSLGFQPPITPSVEVFQDTIGDSFGIAIVGFAVAFSVASVYSLKYDYPIDGNQELIALGISNIFTGAFKGFAGSTALSRSGVQESTGGKTQVAGLLSAVIVLIVIVAIGFLLQPLQKSVLAALALGNLKGMLMQFAEIGRLWKKDKYDCLIWIMTFIFAIVLGLGLGLAASVAFQLLTIVFRTQFPKCSTLANVGRSNIYKNKKNYADVYEPEGVKIFRCPSPIYFANIGFFKQKLTDAVGFNPLRILRKRNKALKKIRKLQKRGLIQVTPKGFICTSDGFKDSDEELDNNQIEELDQPINTTDLPFEIDWNAHLPLNITVPAVGLHSLILDFSAVSFLDVSSMRGLKTILQEFIRIKVDVYIVGTDDDFIDKLARCEFFDDEVTDSIFFLTIHDAVLHILMKKDYSTSKFNSSQEKEMKFDFTINTNGGLRNRECQVPVETKF, from the exons ATGATCGAAGCCATAGGGAATCAGTACATAGTGGCCCGACCAGTGTATTCCACAAACACTTTTGGAGAGGAGTTCAAGAAGACGCACAGACACCACAAGACATTCCTGGATCATCTCAAAGGGTGTTGTAG CTGCTCCTCACAAAAGGCCAAGAAAATTGCCCTCTCTGTGTTCCCCGTAGCATCTTGGTTGCCAGCGTACAAGATAAAGGAATGGCTTCTGAGTGACATCGTTTCTGGCATCAGCACCGGGCTGGTGGCTGTACTACAag GTTTAGCATTTGCTCTGCTGGTCAACATCCCTCCAGCCTACGGGTTGTATGCGGcctttttcccagtcctaacctACTTTTTCTTGGGCACGTCTAGACACATATCTGTGG GTCCGTTTCCAGTTCTGAGTATGATGGTGGGGGTTGTAGTTACAAGAGTGGCCTCAGGAGGCAACACTGCTCCAGAACTGTCCTCAAGCTCAATCGAAAACGATTCACTGGTAGAGGAGAGGATAATGGTGGCTGCATCAGTGACTGTTCTTTCTGGAATCATTCAG TTGCTTTTGGGGGTTCTGCAGATAGGGTTTGTGGTGATATATCTATCTGAGTCCCTAATCAGTGGCTTCACCACAGCTGCTGCCATTCATGTTTTGGTTTCTCAACTGAAATTCATGCTGCAGCTGACCGTCCCAGCACACAGCGACCCATTCTCTATTTTCAAA GTCCTGGAGTCAGTCTTCACACAGATTCAGAAGACTAACATTGCAGACCTCGTGACATCTGTGATTATTCTAGTGGTTGTATTTGTCGTTAAAGAAATCAATCAACGCTACAGAAGCAAGCTTCCAGTGCCTATCCCCATCGAACTCATCATG ACTGTGATTGCAACAGGTGTATCCTACGGCTGTAACTTTGAACAGAAGTTTGGCGTGGCTGTGGTTGGGAATATGAGTTTAGG ATTTCAGCCCCCTATTACACCCAGTGTAGAAGTTTTTCAAGACACCATAGGAGATAGCTTTGGAATTGCGATTGTTGGTTTCGCAGTGGCCTTTTCCGTTGCCAGCGTCTATTCTCTCAAATACGATTATCCAATTGACGGCAATCAG GAGTTGATCGCCTTGGGAATAAGCAACATATTCACTGGAGCATTCAAAGGCTTTGCAGGGAGCACAGCCCTTTCCAGATCAGGGGTTCAGGAGAGCACAGGAGGCAAAACACAG GTTGCAGGGCTCCTCTCTGCTGTCATTGTGCTGATTGTCATTGTTGCCATCGGATTTCTTCTGCAGCCGCTACAAAAG TCTGTCCTGGCAGCTTTAGCTCTTGGAAACTTAAAGGGAATGCTGATGCAGTTTGCTGAAATAGGCAGATTGTGGAAAAAGGATAAATATGATTGC TTAATTTGGATCATGACCTTCATCTTTGCCATTGTCCTGGGACTCGGATTAGGCCTGGCAGCAAGTGTGGCATTTCAGCTCCTAACTATTGTGTTCAGGACCCAATT tccAAAATGCAGTACACTGGCTAATGTTGGAAGGAGCAACATctacaagaataaaaaaaattatgctgaT GTATATGAGCCAGAAGGAGTGAAAATTTTCAGATGTCCATCTCCAATCTACTTTGCAAACATTGGTTTCTTTAAACAGAAACTTACTGATGCT GTTGGCTTTAACCCACTTCGAATTCTACGCAAGCGCAATAAAGCTTTGAAGAAAATCCGAAAACTGCAGAAACGAGGCCTGATACAAGTGACACCT AAAGGGTTCATCTGTACCTCTGATGGCTTCAAAGACTCCGATGAAGAGTTGGACAACAACCAGATAGAAGAGCTGGATCAGCCGATCAATACCACAGACTTGCCCTTTGAGATTGACTGGAATGCCCATCTCCCCCTCAACATCACCGTCCCTGCAGTCGGCCTCCACAGCCTCATCCTCGACTTTTCAGCTGTGTCCTTCCTTGATGTCTCCTCAATGAGGGGTCTCAAAACg ATTTTGCAAGAATTTATTAGGATCAAGGTAGATGTATACATTGTGGGAACGGATG ATGATTTCATTGACAAACTTGCTCGGTGTGAATTTTTTGATGACGAAGTCACAGACTCAATATTTTTCTTAACAATCCATGATGCTGTTTTGCATATTTTGATGAAGAAGGACTACAGCACTTCAAAGTTTAATTCTAGCCAG gaaaaagaaatgaaatttgacttTACCATAAATACAAATGGAGGACTACGTAATCGAGAATGTCAG